From one Verrucomicrobiota bacterium genomic stretch:
- a CDS encoding 4-alpha-glucanotransferase translates to MDWGGGRCVEDRCKLFHGETGILLDIPSLPGSYGIGELGPHALKWIRFLNETGQRLWHLLSLRETVDFERFFANTSYGWNTDLISFAWLRDEGLVAPERLEDFKQQIEKKSRTEILQCRRVLLSEVANVFNEKASAELLAAFMRFKKFNQRWLGRFALFRTLQDELQTPWYAWPEALRQGDPVSLEKTQKQLREPVLHHEILQFLLARHWERVRSAANYAGIRMILSVPVSVAHDSYEVWSNPDLFFVDHEGVIQAAPGLLLSKLLPEGKIFQAPQYRWSRIKADRYRFWINRFRRELQNVDLVNLEHFHMFFECDEFGVNDSGHRRVPTGDQELFLSVREALQTNNFIASDFFEQKLIEDRAIRQLELGSAVLSLNDQKSHYSPRNIVYTSHYVTPSGTVPKSLEEFLRKTHAGALMTTLPDLLGLKLSPGELFSWRFEWSQISDEVCKRLLARR, encoded by the coding sequence ATGGATTGGGGAGGAGGCCGCTGTGTTGAGGATCGTTGTAAACTTTTTCACGGAGAGACGGGTATACTCCTCGATATTCCCTCGTTACCGGGATCATATGGAATTGGTGAACTTGGTCCTCATGCACTTAAATGGATACGGTTTCTCAATGAAACGGGCCAACGCTTATGGCATCTTTTATCCCTTCGCGAAACTGTAGATTTTGAACGCTTTTTTGCCAATACCTCCTATGGTTGGAATACGGATTTAATTTCTTTTGCCTGGTTACGTGATGAAGGACTAGTAGCACCCGAACGGTTAGAGGATTTTAAACAACAAATCGAAAAAAAGTCGCGAACGGAAATCCTACAGTGCCGACGTGTATTATTATCAGAAGTAGCCAACGTTTTTAACGAAAAGGCGTCTGCTGAGTTGTTAGCGGCTTTTATGCGTTTTAAAAAATTTAATCAGCGCTGGCTTGGGCGATTTGCGCTCTTTCGGACGTTGCAGGATGAACTACAAACACCATGGTATGCTTGGCCGGAGGCGTTACGGCAAGGGGATCCTGTATCATTGGAAAAGACACAAAAGCAGCTTCGTGAGCCCGTCTTGCACCATGAAATTTTACAGTTCCTCCTGGCACGTCACTGGGAACGTGTCCGCAGTGCAGCCAACTACGCAGGCATTCGAATGATTCTTTCGGTACCGGTATCGGTTGCGCACGATAGTTATGAAGTTTGGAGTAATCCGGATTTATTTTTCGTTGATCATGAAGGAGTGATCCAGGCGGCGCCCGGACTACTATTATCGAAGTTACTCCCAGAGGGAAAAATTTTTCAGGCACCGCAGTACCGGTGGTCGCGGATTAAGGCGGATCGCTACCGCTTTTGGATCAATCGTTTCCGTCGGGAGTTGCAAAACGTCGACCTTGTAAATTTAGAACACTTTCACATGTTCTTTGAGTGCGATGAATTCGGAGTAAATGATTCGGGACATCGACGAGTCCCAACCGGTGATCAAGAGCTTTTCTTGAGTGTTCGCGAAGCCCTGCAGACGAATAATTTCATCGCGAGTGATTTTTTCGAACAAAAACTTATTGAAGATCGTGCGATTCGACAACTGGAGCTTGGTAGTGCGGTTTTATCCTTAAATGATCAAAAATCACATTACAGTCCGCGCAACATTGTCTATACGAGTCATTATGTGACACCGAGTGGCACAGTTCCTAAATCCCTTGAGGAGTTTTTACGAAAAACGCATGCGGGAGCGTTAATGACGACGCTACCGGATCTTTTAGGTCTGAAGCTTTCGCCTGGAGAATTATTTTCATGGCGCTTCGAATGGTCACAAATTTCCGATGAAGTTTGCAAACGCTTACTCGCTAGGAGATAG
- a CDS encoding 2Fe-2S iron-sulfur cluster-binding protein: MGTLIADGREVTFNEEETLLEVFNKTEFKIPQMCFLAGLTPNGRCGLCTVELQSAQDWVPILACAIRPQEGMVVRTQSERITMIRTLAAQLLLRSHPCDCDYCEHFGDCELRRIYNKTGFGFTRAIEDGKKQKPYLSPLSDRLLLDREKCTSCGLCVSFFREELGEDFVHFIREKNDHLRLERYPHTNTENGYLLNAIEVCPCHALFDQQALSALPSWKLHTVPGISTESSAGNNIYLCAHDGEIAYVQPRFNPQVNRYIPDSIRNLYRDNDKNRIDKVLFHGQPINLREALTKFLKMVGFGHRCAMVAQASLSLESLFLIRQLADILGAPVFFKKHPQPGDGWLISKDTDTNVRGALLTRAIKKEQIEDFQEIETLIDNRQIQTLIVLETDLLAEGFTKEAFEKVESVIFASHKNVTTPHGHLIFPLTTVVEEDGHLINQNFLLQRYHRALTRPTEAQPLWQWLAMAKNSYLGNTGTQREFQSIEAVWNVLSKSIPEFLTIDFAKIPDEGITIDGQRFTNFPFCDRE; encoded by the coding sequence ATGGGAACGCTCATAGCGGATGGACGGGAAGTGACCTTTAACGAAGAAGAAACACTGCTCGAAGTTTTCAATAAAACGGAATTCAAAATCCCACAAATGTGCTTCCTCGCCGGATTAACACCCAATGGTCGTTGCGGTCTCTGTACGGTCGAACTCCAAAGTGCTCAAGACTGGGTACCGATTCTCGCCTGTGCAATTCGTCCCCAAGAAGGCATGGTAGTCCGGACACAATCCGAACGCATTACCATGATCCGTACACTCGCAGCCCAACTCCTCTTACGTTCTCATCCCTGTGACTGTGACTACTGTGAACACTTTGGGGATTGCGAACTCCGTCGGATCTACAACAAAACCGGTTTCGGATTTACACGCGCTATTGAAGACGGAAAGAAGCAAAAGCCTTATCTTTCTCCACTCTCCGATCGACTCCTCCTGGACCGTGAAAAGTGCACATCCTGTGGTCTCTGTGTCTCTTTCTTCCGCGAAGAACTTGGTGAAGATTTTGTTCACTTTATTCGGGAAAAGAACGATCATCTTCGCCTCGAACGCTATCCTCATACGAACACGGAGAACGGCTATCTTCTCAATGCCATCGAAGTCTGCCCGTGCCATGCGCTTTTTGACCAACAGGCCCTCAGCGCCCTGCCCTCCTGGAAGCTACACACCGTTCCCGGAATTTCTACCGAAAGTAGTGCTGGCAACAATATTTATCTCTGTGCGCATGATGGGGAAATTGCCTACGTCCAACCACGTTTCAATCCCCAAGTTAACCGCTACATTCCCGATAGCATTCGCAACCTCTATCGCGATAACGACAAAAACCGCATCGATAAAGTATTATTCCACGGACAGCCCATCAATTTACGTGAAGCGCTCACGAAGTTTCTCAAAATGGTTGGCTTTGGACACCGTTGTGCGATGGTCGCCCAGGCTAGCCTTTCGTTAGAGAGTCTCTTCCTCATCCGTCAACTCGCAGATATTTTAGGAGCACCCGTTTTCTTTAAAAAACATCCCCAACCAGGCGACGGCTGGCTGATTTCAAAAGACACCGATACCAACGTCCGCGGAGCTCTCCTTACACGTGCCATTAAAAAAGAACAGATCGAAGATTTCCAAGAAATCGAAACACTGATCGACAACCGTCAAATCCAGACACTCATTGTTTTAGAGACCGATCTTCTCGCTGAAGGATTTACCAAAGAAGCGTTTGAAAAAGTGGAAAGCGTTATCTTTGCGAGCCATAAAAACGTTACGACACCCCATGGACACCTTATTTTTCCACTTACCACCGTCGTCGAGGAAGATGGCCATCTCATCAACCAAAATTTTTTATTACAGCGCTATCACCGTGCACTCACACGCCCAACGGAAGCACAACCCCTGTGGCAATGGCTCGCGATGGCTAAAAATAGCTATTTAGGCAACACGGGAACTCAACGAGAATTCCAATCGATCGAAGCCGTTTGGAATGTACTCTCAAAATCCATACCAGAGTTCCTCACCATTGATTTTGCTAAAATACCGGATGAGGGCATAACGATCGACGGCCAACGTTTTACCAACTTCCCCTTTTGCGACCGAGAATAA
- the pssA gene encoding CDP-diacylglycerol--serine O-phosphatidyltransferase, with translation MSVSKKYSNVADASRIYLLPNIFTATNLFCGFLSIIRCIQARYATTDAATAHRFYQQAVWLIFFAGLADMLDGRVARLKKKESLFGLEFDSISDMVSFGVAPALMVFLRILSPCDEYLFFRQLGWMIGFIYLLCAGVRLARFNVITSPLLPREEAIPSYDFLGLPVPAAAGVIASFVLIVDSYDLHVFSIFLPFIMLLTAYLMVSTIRFPSFKKINWSTRTRLGTFVAIIGVLATISWFHQFSCAIVFLSYVVYGLVRHVRQERRFRKSVAERPESSIDL, from the coding sequence ATGTCGGTCTCGAAAAAGTATTCCAATGTTGCCGATGCAAGCCGTATTTACCTCTTGCCCAATATCTTTACGGCGACCAATTTGTTTTGCGGTTTTTTGTCGATCATTCGGTGTATACAGGCACGTTATGCGACGACCGATGCGGCGACAGCGCACCGTTTTTACCAACAGGCGGTCTGGTTGATTTTTTTTGCCGGACTTGCGGATATGCTCGATGGGCGAGTCGCACGACTTAAAAAGAAGGAATCGCTCTTTGGTCTCGAATTTGACTCGATTTCCGATATGGTTTCTTTCGGCGTAGCGCCAGCCCTGATGGTTTTTTTGCGCATTCTTTCACCATGTGATGAGTACTTATTTTTCCGCCAATTGGGATGGATGATCGGGTTTATTTATTTGCTATGCGCAGGGGTTCGTCTCGCACGCTTTAATGTAATTACAAGTCCACTACTTCCTCGAGAAGAAGCAATCCCATCATATGATTTTTTAGGCCTTCCAGTACCGGCGGCGGCAGGTGTCATTGCATCATTTGTGCTCATCGTCGATAGCTACGATCTGCATGTGTTTTCAATTTTTTTGCCGTTTATTATGCTTCTAACGGCCTACCTGATGGTGAGCACGATCCGTTTCCCAAGCTTCAAAAAGATCAATTGGAGTACGCGGACGCGCCTTGGGACGTTTGTTGCCATCATCGGAGTCTTAGCGACGATTTCTTGGTTTCACCAGTTTTCGTGTGCGATCGTCTTTTTGAGTTACGTTGTCTATGGCCTTGTTCGCCATGTTCGGCAAGAGAGAAGATTTCGAAAAAGCGTAGCTGAGCGTCCAGAAAGTTCTATTGATCTGTGA
- the truA gene encoding tRNA pseudouridine(38-40) synthase TruA gives MRWRCTCAYDGTDFEGWQSQVGGNTVQDTIEARLSAIFKRLIRVHGAGRTDAGVHARGQVFHFDAEWKHGPEKLLRALSSGLRKDIQITSITEADASFHARFSAIRKRYIYRFYLGQALPFETRYYWSVGDRPVDLVAIEQLAQQFLGTHDFTALAAIHRDGKAVNPEKTLYRLEFQQEGKKLQLIVEGSGFLYKMVRTIAGTLLQVGRGALTADYVWDCLEKKERREKIVTAPAHGLCLDRVFYAKNFLQNV, from the coding sequence ATGCGTTGGCGCTGTACTTGTGCGTATGATGGAACCGATTTTGAAGGTTGGCAGAGTCAGGTCGGTGGTAATACCGTTCAGGATACAATTGAAGCACGATTAAGCGCGATTTTCAAAAGGTTGATTCGGGTTCATGGTGCCGGGCGGACCGATGCCGGTGTCCATGCACGCGGCCAAGTTTTTCATTTCGATGCGGAGTGGAAACATGGGCCTGAGAAACTATTAAGAGCACTTTCTTCAGGTCTTCGAAAGGATATTCAAATTACCTCTATCACAGAGGCCGATGCGTCCTTTCATGCTCGATTTTCGGCGATTCGAAAGCGTTATATTTACCGATTTTACCTTGGTCAAGCGTTGCCCTTTGAGACGCGTTACTATTGGTCTGTCGGCGATCGTCCAGTGGACCTGGTGGCCATCGAGCAATTAGCGCAACAATTTTTAGGAACACACGATTTTACAGCTCTGGCCGCTATCCATCGCGATGGAAAAGCTGTAAATCCTGAAAAAACGCTTTATCGCCTTGAATTTCAGCAAGAAGGCAAAAAGTTACAGCTCATAGTCGAAGGAAGCGGTTTTTTGTATAAAATGGTTCGGACGATTGCAGGAACCTTACTTCAAGTGGGGCGTGGCGCATTGACGGCCGATTATGTATGGGATTGCCTAGAGAAAAAAGAACGACGCGAGAAAATTGTTACTGCGCCCGCGCATGGGTTGTGCCTTGATCGTGTATTTTATGCTAAAAATTTTCTGCAAAACGTTTGA
- the lepB gene encoding signal peptidase I: MFFFKKKYPAKRLAKDFLLLAKKIEDYRGDVLTADQWSALLRAKRLIGEAADLPMPSATEKFTEVEKIFADIGGDIYPMTGLVENVEVFLFAAILALAIRTFFFQPFEIPTNSMYPTYAGMQYEFTKSTQNWGERLKRWALYGASHYQVNAPAAGDIFVPVALHRDQMGPYGGNLCYRVVDAPILGIVPSKKREYTFRVGDQPVTFQVPLEFNIDDVVLEAFFPGKHSWIEVLEQRSHHRLHRYNEHGKRVFYLNTGIEKKEGEPVLNFDILSGDMLFVNKFCYHFTRPKVGDPFVFRTRNIEGLHGEDKYFIKRLAGIPSDQLEVRPPELWRNGKPIEGAEAFAFDNQQRNGYPGYTNVGLLSEDQSVYVDNHCFFAMGDNSPESSDSRYWGFVPEKEVVGKAVFILYPFTKRWGISH; encoded by the coding sequence ATGTTTTTCTTCAAAAAGAAATACCCGGCGAAGCGCCTTGCAAAGGACTTTTTGCTGCTCGCCAAAAAGATAGAAGATTATCGCGGCGATGTTTTAACCGCAGACCAATGGAGTGCGCTGCTGCGTGCCAAAAGGCTAATTGGAGAGGCCGCCGATTTACCTATGCCTTCAGCGACAGAGAAGTTTACGGAGGTCGAAAAGATTTTTGCCGATATCGGTGGCGATATCTATCCTATGACCGGCCTTGTAGAGAATGTAGAGGTCTTTTTGTTTGCGGCAATCCTAGCGCTGGCAATCCGTACGTTTTTCTTTCAACCTTTTGAGATCCCGACGAATTCGATGTACCCGACCTACGCTGGTATGCAGTACGAATTCACCAAAAGTACTCAAAATTGGGGCGAGCGTCTGAAGCGTTGGGCACTTTATGGTGCATCGCATTACCAGGTAAATGCGCCGGCAGCGGGGGATATTTTTGTACCAGTCGCCCTGCATAGGGACCAAATGGGGCCTTATGGCGGCAATCTTTGTTATCGGGTAGTAGATGCGCCAATTTTAGGCATCGTTCCTTCGAAAAAGCGTGAGTACACGTTTCGTGTGGGTGATCAGCCAGTGACGTTTCAAGTACCGTTGGAATTTAACATCGACGATGTCGTCCTGGAGGCATTCTTTCCTGGAAAACACTCTTGGATAGAGGTTTTAGAACAGCGGTCTCATCATCGGCTACACCGTTATAACGAACACGGTAAGCGCGTATTTTATCTCAATACGGGCATCGAAAAGAAGGAGGGTGAGCCGGTCTTGAACTTCGATATTTTATCGGGAGATATGCTATTCGTAAACAAATTTTGCTATCACTTTACGCGACCGAAAGTGGGCGATCCATTTGTTTTCCGGACTCGTAATATCGAGGGGTTGCATGGCGAGGATAAGTATTTCATTAAGCGTCTGGCCGGAATCCCCAGTGATCAGCTCGAAGTGAGGCCGCCGGAGTTATGGCGCAATGGGAAGCCGATTGAGGGCGCGGAGGCATTCGCTTTCGACAACCAACAACGCAATGGTTATCCGGGCTATACGAATGTCGGGCTCCTGAGTGAGGATCAGAGCGTATACGTCGACAATCACTGTTTTTTCGCGATGGGTGACAATTCGCCCGAGAGTTCCGATAGCCGCTATTGGGGCTTTGTTCCAGAGAAAGAGGTTGTCGGGAAGGCGGTCTTTATTCTCTATCCATTCACGAAGCGCTGGGGGATTTCCCATTAA
- a CDS encoding aminopeptidase P family protein → MAIRLIYATPATNANLLYWGHFFTTDAFLAFEVEGQRYAVANELEFAAMREQSAFDGVLLPKDLVPEGEPKLINLIAAISERYPDETLLLPKNFPAALLLKIQKEELPYAIAEDEFLPERTTKTAEECDQIREACRVTALAFERAKMMLSLAEVTNDDLWLDGEYLTSERVRHEIENVCFQNGALAQETIVACGRSAACPHFRGSGRIRANEFVVIDIFPRLRESGYYGDMTRTFLKGQPTETQKAVYDAVQMVHDRTIEALKVGVKAASIHEKNIALFENLGYETTDNMGFFHATGHGVGLELHEAPGIGKQNVELKEGMVVTVEPGLYYPDIGGVRIEDVVVIRESSAELLSNFPYDWIL, encoded by the coding sequence ATGGCTATTCGATTGATTTATGCGACGCCTGCGACCAATGCAAATTTGCTCTACTGGGGGCATTTTTTTACGACCGATGCGTTTCTGGCGTTTGAGGTTGAGGGTCAACGTTATGCTGTAGCAAATGAACTCGAGTTTGCCGCGATGCGTGAGCAATCGGCATTTGATGGGGTTTTATTACCCAAAGATTTGGTCCCAGAAGGAGAGCCAAAACTCATTAATTTAATTGCAGCCATTAGCGAGCGTTATCCCGATGAGACGCTTTTATTGCCAAAAAATTTCCCAGCGGCACTATTACTGAAAATTCAAAAAGAAGAACTGCCGTACGCGATTGCTGAAGATGAGTTTCTGCCAGAGCGCACTACTAAAACCGCTGAAGAATGTGATCAAATCCGCGAAGCTTGTCGCGTAACCGCATTGGCGTTTGAGAGGGCGAAAATGATGCTTTCCCTAGCCGAAGTGACAAACGACGATCTATGGCTCGACGGGGAATACCTCACATCGGAGCGTGTACGTCACGAAATTGAAAATGTTTGTTTCCAAAACGGAGCTCTGGCGCAAGAAACGATTGTTGCCTGCGGACGTTCTGCAGCATGTCCTCACTTCCGTGGTTCTGGGCGGATTCGGGCGAATGAATTTGTCGTAATCGACATTTTTCCGCGCCTTCGAGAGTCTGGTTATTACGGCGATATGACGCGAACATTTTTAAAAGGACAGCCCACGGAAACTCAGAAAGCGGTCTATGACGCGGTCCAGATGGTACATGATCGTACGATTGAGGCCCTTAAGGTTGGCGTTAAGGCGGCCTCGATTCATGAAAAAAATATCGCATTGTTTGAAAACCTCGGTTACGAGACGACTGATAATATGGGATTTTTTCACGCGACCGGACATGGGGTTGGTCTCGAACTTCATGAAGCACCAGGTATTGGTAAGCAAAATGTCGAGCTCAAAGAAGGAATGGTTGTGACTGTTGAGCCAGGGCTTTATTACCCGGATATTGGCGGTGTACGCATCGAGGATGTTGTCGTAATTCGCGAGTCTTCGGCAGAACTTTTGTCGAATTTTCCTTACGATTGGATTTTGTAA
- a CDS encoding DNA topoisomerase 3 produces MKKLVIAEKPSVAQDIADVLGDFQKKDGVFENDDFIISSAVGHIVELYMPEDFNPDWKRWSLDILPIIPQEFKTKPIAKNKTKFNELKKLMHRRDVGTVINACDAGREGELIFTYIYELAGCQKTVERLWLSSMTQEAIREGFLHLRPSSEMQNLQAAARCRSEADWLIGINGTRAITARTARGSGVVTIGRVQTPTLSMILQRENEIRHFQPKPYHRIVADFTIHNGQYQGVYQRPDFDKNNKDPDERIDRLFDLTQADALIEKINASGTAVITEKKSKRKSNPPKLYDLTTLQREAHTRYGMPAGMTLKLAQSLYEKHKCLTYPRTDSNALPEDYPPTCRHVLSSLGGDFTPYAQEILQNNWIDENNRKIFNNKQISDHFAIIPTKKFATNLSDEERKIYTMVVQRFLAVFYPAAEFEITTRRSIVDSTYEFLTEGKILVFPGWLAVYGKTLEDGTTPLPAVDTADGTPPQAAVVAHKEENETRPPARYNEATLLSMMETAGKMLDDKELASAMKERGLGTPATRAQIIDHLIDLRYMERQKKDLVPTPKAEGLFDYLDTVQVQTLSSPTLTGDWEYKLRRMEQGQLDRETFMQGIAEVTREMVDKIKAFDESQQKPRISNLISPTDGKPMLEFLQCYRSQDEQLKLYKVISGRRLLESECTELLQNGTVGPLEGFRSKIGKTFAAKLYIDENHEVKFSFQNTKNDDLQGETLTLEKLKTYPKIGPCPCCGGNVYALDSWYMCEHFLDDPKCPFRLGRHILEQRIDETQAAKLLTEKKSDLLENFCSRRTGKMFSAYLTLDDGGKVGFEFLPRKKKS; encoded by the coding sequence ATGAAGAAGTTGGTGATCGCGGAAAAGCCGAGTGTCGCTCAGGATATCGCAGATGTTTTAGGGGATTTCCAGAAAAAAGACGGTGTTTTTGAAAATGACGATTTTATTATTAGCTCTGCGGTCGGCCACATTGTCGAACTCTACATGCCGGAAGATTTTAATCCCGATTGGAAACGCTGGTCACTCGACATTCTCCCCATCATTCCTCAAGAATTTAAAACAAAACCCATTGCGAAAAATAAGACCAAATTCAACGAACTCAAAAAACTCATGCACCGACGCGACGTCGGAACGGTCATCAATGCCTGCGATGCCGGTCGCGAAGGGGAACTCATTTTTACGTATATTTATGAACTTGCGGGCTGTCAAAAAACCGTTGAACGCCTCTGGCTTTCCTCGATGACACAAGAAGCGATTCGCGAAGGATTTTTGCACCTACGTCCCAGTTCTGAAATGCAAAATCTTCAAGCCGCTGCCCGTTGCCGTTCCGAAGCTGACTGGCTCATCGGGATTAATGGGACACGTGCGATTACGGCTCGTACTGCTCGTGGCAGTGGTGTGGTAACGATCGGACGTGTACAAACGCCGACACTCTCCATGATCTTACAGCGCGAGAATGAGATTCGTCACTTCCAACCCAAGCCCTACCATCGGATCGTGGCTGACTTTACTATTCATAATGGCCAATATCAAGGCGTTTACCAGCGCCCAGACTTTGATAAAAACAATAAAGACCCGGATGAACGCATCGATCGACTTTTCGATCTCACACAGGCCGATGCCTTGATTGAAAAAATCAACGCTAGCGGTACGGCCGTTATTACAGAGAAAAAGAGCAAACGGAAATCGAATCCGCCCAAGCTCTACGACCTCACGACACTACAGCGCGAAGCGCACACGCGCTATGGGATGCCGGCTGGTATGACGCTCAAACTCGCCCAATCGCTGTATGAAAAACATAAATGTCTTACCTATCCACGGACCGATTCCAATGCCCTTCCTGAGGATTATCCGCCCACTTGTCGCCATGTGCTTAGCTCATTAGGCGGGGATTTTACACCCTATGCTCAGGAAATTCTCCAAAACAACTGGATCGATGAAAATAACCGAAAGATTTTTAATAATAAACAAATCAGCGACCACTTCGCGATTATTCCAACGAAAAAGTTTGCTACAAACCTCTCTGACGAAGAACGCAAGATCTACACCATGGTCGTCCAACGATTCTTAGCGGTTTTTTACCCTGCCGCGGAGTTTGAGATCACGACACGCCGTTCGATCGTCGATAGTACCTACGAGTTTCTAACGGAAGGAAAAATTCTTGTATTTCCGGGCTGGCTAGCCGTATATGGGAAAACACTTGAAGACGGGACCACACCACTGCCGGCCGTTGATACTGCGGATGGCACACCACCTCAAGCAGCCGTTGTTGCCCACAAGGAAGAAAATGAAACACGTCCCCCAGCACGATACAATGAGGCAACTCTATTATCGATGATGGAAACCGCGGGAAAGATGCTCGACGATAAAGAGCTTGCTTCGGCCATGAAAGAGCGTGGGCTCGGTACGCCGGCGACTCGGGCACAAATTATTGATCACCTCATCGATTTACGCTACATGGAGCGGCAAAAAAAAGATCTCGTTCCGACGCCCAAGGCCGAAGGCCTTTTTGACTACCTTGATACGGTTCAAGTGCAGACACTTTCGAGTCCCACCCTTACTGGGGATTGGGAATATAAATTGCGCCGCATGGAGCAAGGCCAGCTTGACCGTGAAACATTTATGCAGGGAATTGCCGAAGTTACACGTGAAATGGTCGATAAAATCAAGGCTTTTGACGAGTCTCAACAAAAACCACGCATTTCGAATCTTATTTCGCCGACAGACGGCAAGCCGATGCTGGAATTTTTGCAATGCTATCGCTCTCAAGACGAACAATTAAAGCTCTATAAAGTAATTTCAGGGCGTCGTTTATTGGAGTCAGAGTGCACCGAGTTATTGCAAAATGGCACCGTTGGTCCTCTGGAGGGATTTCGGTCAAAAATCGGGAAAACATTTGCGGCAAAGCTCTATATCGATGAGAATCACGAGGTTAAATTCTCCTTTCAGAATACCAAGAATGATGACCTACAAGGAGAAACGTTGACGCTGGAAAAGCTGAAAACTTATCCTAAAATCGGGCCATGTCCCTGTTGTGGCGGTAACGTTTATGCTTTGGATTCCTGGTACATGTGCGAGCACTTCTTAGATGATCCGAAATGCCCATTTCGTTTGGGACGGCATATTTTGGAGCAGCGCATCGATGAAACACAGGCCGCAAAATTGCTAACAGAAAAAAAGAGCGATCTTTTGGAGAATTTTTGTTCGAGGCGAACGGGAAAAATGTTTTCCGCCTATCTCACGCTCGACGACGGAGGGAAAGTGGGCTTCGAATTTCTACCTCGCAAGAAAAAATCTTAA
- a CDS encoding ribonuclease HII gives MGCVNERIEFDRQFFNQFPVLIGIDEAGRGPLAGPVVVCGVSIHKDHFNNIARLDWIEDIDDSKKLSPRKREGLFEKLLELRNQHILDFITCGIDAATIDRINILAATTQGMIRVVERLFTKNKAEEILIDGNPIKNFPFPHRGIVGGDGKSACIAIASIIAKVTRDHIMTAFDRKYSVYNFAQHKGYGTAAHIQAIRTYGLSPIHRQTFCRKFLA, from the coding sequence ATGGGTTGTGTGAATGAGCGCATTGAATTCGATCGCCAATTTTTCAATCAATTTCCCGTACTCATCGGTATTGACGAAGCGGGGCGTGGTCCTTTAGCAGGACCCGTTGTTGTATGCGGCGTCTCTATTCACAAAGACCATTTTAATAATATTGCGCGTTTGGACTGGATCGAAGATATCGATGACTCCAAAAAGCTATCACCTCGGAAACGCGAAGGGCTGTTTGAGAAACTCCTAGAACTGCGAAACCAACATATTTTAGACTTTATTACCTGTGGAATCGATGCTGCAACCATCGATCGCATCAATATTTTAGCGGCAACCACTCAAGGGATGATTCGCGTCGTCGAGCGTTTATTTACAAAGAACAAAGCCGAAGAAATCCTTATTGATGGCAATCCCATTAAAAACTTTCCCTTTCCTCATCGAGGTATTGTTGGCGGTGACGGAAAGAGCGCCTGTATCGCTATAGCTTCCATCATCGCTAAGGTCACACGAGATCATATTATGACCGCTTTTGATCGGAAATATTCCGTATACAATTTTGCCCAACACAAAGGTTATGGAACGGCGGCCCACATACAGGCTATTCGAACATACGGCCTGTCACCAATCCATCGTCAAACGTTTTGCAGAAAATTTTTAGCATAA
- a CDS encoding MFS transporter encodes MKAKRENPFLNLGFNIILPSVLMSKAGDWFGINPQIALVLALTFPLGYGVIDFCQSRRCNIFSVIGFISVLLTGVIGLLKLPTEYIAIKEALLPLFLGLVVFISAFTRYPLIKILVFNEAIMNVDQIGDRLPSPQQQFALQRLLSKGTLKIAGSFLLSAVLNFALAKYLVHSETGTIEFNKELARMTVWSYPVIVLPCTIVLMVTLYQLVKQLTKLTGLSFEEMFVDTAPKNVP; translated from the coding sequence GTGAAAGCGAAACGCGAAAATCCATTTCTAAACCTTGGGTTTAATATTATTCTCCCTTCGGTTTTGATGTCGAAGGCAGGCGATTGGTTTGGAATCAATCCACAAATCGCGTTGGTGTTGGCACTGACGTTTCCGCTGGGTTACGGAGTGATCGATTTTTGCCAATCACGGCGCTGTAACATTTTTTCTGTTATTGGTTTTATCAGCGTTCTGCTGACGGGCGTCATTGGGCTATTGAAACTTCCCACAGAATATATTGCGATTAAAGAGGCGCTCTTACCATTGTTTTTGGGGCTGGTTGTGTTTATCTCGGCCTTTACGCGTTATCCATTGATTAAGATACTTGTTTTCAATGAAGCGATTATGAACGTAGACCAGATTGGCGATCGGCTGCCTTCGCCACAGCAGCAATTCGCGCTCCAACGCCTGTTGTCGAAGGGGACATTAAAAATTGCGGGGTCGTTTTTACTGAGTGCCGTTTTAAATTTTGCCCTAGCGAAATATCTTGTGCATAGTGAGACAGGGACCATCGAATTTAACAAAGAACTGGCGCGCATGACGGTTTGGAGTTATCCCGTAATCGTGCTTCCCTGTACAATTGTGCTGATGGTCACTCTCTACCAACTCGTAAAACAACTCACAAAACTCACGGGGCTTTCGTTCGAGGAAATGTTTGTTGATACAGCTCCTAAAAATGTTCCATAG